A genomic window from Tenebrio molitor chromosome X, icTenMoli1.1, whole genome shotgun sequence includes:
- the l(3)76BDm gene encoding trafficking protein particle complex subunit 8 isoform X2 gives MNSRPPGAASTEHLPDPWSQFINNNIESSDYKPTPESSPYTTRAIFDSTQDNDTKTNLNYHPLSPDTEELIMNTSIIEKEKFVTSNLKLKAHGLCLSTEDVEQVKLFLHEFSKTCLMPYIEKQIQQLSDVISNKKGVSRSLFSATKRWFNPNKPGASSVAVNNLIYAPDSPELQVRRLGDLYFMFGHYTLAFQAYHLAKRDYNTDQAWLYYAGALEMAALSAFMANESNRKTYDYMEESITTYLNTCKMPQFATRATLLSSECLKSRGLYGEAAHQLIRMTSEESDLRSALFLEQAAYCFLHSKMVRKYAFHMVLAGHRFSKAAQRKHSLRSYKQAHQIYENSGWDLAQDHIYYTIGRQAHNLQLFDEAVKSFSKLLNGDSKQSGQQQSVFLKEYLTILGNKLMKENNSDIPILGLPELDNESLKLLMEPTPPLTTPGKIPAAGINFLDRDNAENVSRWNKLEEMLVQEANGSIPLTFKPMITLYTVNNLTKNTPTAIVNEPIQICVHMVNSLQIVLQMKDIYLLWSFKSDEILISNENDDKNVDDYVKTHVTKSVLIQSNCNQSIVLSLTPLVTGLITLKGICYTLTSSNMPTDNIYIKGKQMFNFNKEDFENKSSNNVDMKDVEIKIVPLAPCLQVTFSELNSEFLCDEVQKITIDFQNTGTLPLHKLYMATSVPQFLCNCETRISRISPEIALNNCTPAMREKLSRENHITSVPLPNDKLDPGQNTTHSIFIKAPNKAGLCLVDLLIYYENINVGVVPRYRLVRHKWTLNVQESVKVEASVQESFNSKEVEEIALVLKTSNLNKLHSSTLTEISLLNVGMLSKYWSFTENIVTPKYINLHSQESAHILLKARRINETKSVYSNIYLNRERSTRQQLNSACLAFAKKTEYCRVNLFDDVESSGRDDNVDGIVFVQWQAAVNDALNRVVDGQTQICVKVHKTNEEQSDLDEFAALSDPATLLEVSLNKEKHDENETSFEAKVTCTLIYPAMVEHNFQREKFCVVPVTLLLHSIVNDADLNVIINTLGAASGPPPFLHSDLFYPYASKNFSWLGTGSAVRELKPLTTEPVQLTAVVSKPGTFDLGARIEIYCSTTDQPEALVLQTCQIQSALIVVDGDS, from the exons ATGAACTCAAGACCTCCAGGTGCTGCAAGTACTGAACATCTGCCTGATCCATGGagtcaatttattaataacaatataGAATCAAGTGATTATAAACCGACACCTGAAAGCTCTCCTTATACCACAAGAGCAATATTCGATAGTACCCAAGATAATGAtactaaaacaaatttaaattatcacCCTTTGAGCCCAGATACTGAAGAATTGATAATG aacacttcaattattgaaaaagaaaaatttgtaacaagtaatttaaaattaaaagctcACGGTCTATGTCTGTCAACAGAAGATGTTGAACAAGTTAAGTTATTTCTGCATGAATTTTCTAAAACCTGCCTGATGCCTTACATTGAAAAGCAAATACAACAATTAAGTGACGttatatcaaataaaaaagGCGTTAGTCGATCATTGTTTAGTGCAACTAAAAGATGGTTTAATCCCAATAAACCAGGGGCTAGCTCAGTTGCAGtgaataatttaat ATATGCTCCAGATTCACCTGAATTGCAGGTGAGAAGACTGGGGGATCTGTATTTTATGTTTGGACACTATACTTTAGCATTTCAAGCATATCATTTAGCTAAGCGCGATTATAATACAGACCAAGCGTGGCTATATTACGCCGGCGCCTTAGAAATGGCCGCCTTGTCAGCGTTCATGGCCAACGAATCCAACAGAAAAACCTACGATTATATGGAGGAAAGCATAACTACTTATTTAAACACCTGCAA gATGCCACAATTTGCAACAAGAGCCACATTATTAAGTTCAGAATGCTTGAAGAGCAGAGGGTTATATGGTGAAGCAGCGCACCAGTTGATAAGAATGACCAGTGAAGAGTCTGATTTGAGATCAGCTTTATTTTTAGAGCAAGCCGCTTATTGCTTTTTACATTCCAAAATGGTAAGGAAATACGCATTTCACATGGTATTGGCAGGTCACAGATTTTCTAAAGCTGCCCAAAGAAAACATTCGTTAAGAAGTTACAAACAAGCTCATCAAATCTATGAAAACAGTGGCTGGGACTTAGCGCAGGATCATATCTATTACACAATAGGACGACAGGCGCACAACCTTCAGCTATTTGATGAGGCTGTCAAGTCTTtctcaaaattgttgaatGGTGATAGTAAACAGTCTGGTCAACAACAAAGTGTGTTTTTGAAAGAGTATTTAACAATATTAGGG AATAAATTGATGAAAGAGAACAACAGCGACATTCCCATTTTGGGTTTGCCCGAGTTGGACAACGAATCGTTAAAGTTGCTGATGGAGCCAACGCCTCCGTTGACTACACCTGGGAAAATTCCAGCTGCAGGAATCAACTTTCTAGATAGAGACAATGCCGAAAATGTGTCACGATGGAACAAATTGGAAGAAATGCTTGTACAAGAAGCCAACGGTTCTATCCCTCTCACGTTCAAACCAATGATCACTTTATATACAGTCAATAATTTAACCAAAAATACTCCGACCGCTATTGTAAACGAACCGATTCAAATTTGCGTACATATGGTCAATTCCTTGCAAATTGTGTTGCAAATGAAAGATATATATTTGCTCTGGTCGTTCAAAAGCGACGAGATTTtgatttcaaatgaaaatgacGACAAAAATGTTGATGATTACGTGAAAACTCACGTAACAAAGTCAGTATTAATTCAGAGCAATTGTAATCAAAGTATTGTCTTGTCCTTGACGCCTCTAGTAACGGGCCTAATTACACTGAAAGGGATTTGCTACACCCTAACTAGTTCAAATATGCCGACAGATAACATTTATATAAAGGGAAAGCAgatgttcaattttaataaagaagaTTTCGAAAACAAAAGTTCTAATAACGTAGACATGAAGGACGTAGAAATTAAAATCGTTCCATTAGCACCTTGTTTGCAG GTGACATTTTCAGAACTAAATTCAGAATTTTTATGTGATGAAGTACAAAAGATTACAATTGACTTTCAAAATACCGGTACGCTACCTTTACACAAATTGTACATGGCAACATCCGTACCCCAGTTTCTGTGCAATTGCGAAACGAGGATTAGCAGAATTTCGCCAGAAATTGCTCTAAACAATTGTACGCCTGCTATGAGAGAAAAATTGAGTAGGGAAAATCACATCACTTCTGTACCCCTTCCCAACGATAAACTCGATCCAGGGCAAAACACTACTcattcaatatttattaaagcCCCTAACAAAGCCGGGCTTTGTCTGGTcgatttacttatttattacgAAAATATCAATGTTGGCGTAGTTCCTAG ATATCGTTTAGTGAGGCATAAATGGACGTTGAACGTTCAAGAGTCGGTCAAAGTCGaagcgtcggtgcaggagagTTTCAATTCGAAAGAAGTGGAAGAAATCGCTCTTGTACtgaaaacttcaaatttgaacaaattgCACAGTTCCACTTTAACCGAGATAAGTCTTTTAAACGTGGGAATGCTGAGCAAATACTGGAGTTTCACAGAGAATATTGTCACGCCCAAATATATAAACTTGCATTCGCAAGAGTCGGCGcatattttgttaaaagcGAGGAGAATTAACGAAACGAAAAGTGTATATTCGAACATCTACCTGAATCGGGAGAGGAGCACCAGACAACAACTTAATTCGGCGTGTCTGGCTTTTGCCAAAAAGACCGAATACTGTCGTGTGAATTTATTCGACGATGTCGAATCGAGCGGACGGGACGACAACGTCGACGGGATCGTCTTCGTGCAATGGCAGGCGGCGGTGAACGACGCCCTGAACAGAGTAGTCGACGGCCAGACGCAAATTTGCGTAAAAGTTCACAAGACCAACGAGGAACAGTCAGACCTGGACGAGTTCGCAGCCTTAAGCGATCCCGCTACTTTACTGGAAGTCAGCTTGAACAAAGAGAAACACGATGAAAACGAAACTTCCTTCGAAGCCAAAGTCACGTGCACGCTGATTTATCCCGCCATGGTAGAGCACAACTTCCAGAGAGAGAAATTCTGCGTGGTACCTGTTACTTTGCTTTTGCACAGCATCGTGAACGACGCCGatttaaatgtcattattaataCTTTGGGAGCTGCGAG CGGACCACCTCCATTTTTACATTCTGATTTGTTTTATCCATACGCTTCCAAAAATTTCTCTTGGCTCGGGACCGGGAGTGCCGTCAGAGAACTGAAACCTTTGACCACGGAA
- the l(3)76BDm gene encoding trafficking protein particle complex subunit 8 isoform X1, protein MAQCKQTPQEFIKNAFTPQVAVLCTPLAEKYCQKNNLNFIELLQPFSKLSNDVHYKDPSGGVITIRNLKLTFLDVNARPPQTTLARKFLNSSVSELADFRTESFTTGEYSLDITLTTPWFEAWRDTFLRVQYPSDHEYTKHFLSCILVVSSAEINAVESIIQLAQSLNQLQNSAPGKLPKWFSSNILKYYVIIHDNVEGNIDTAHEAYESLKGSYGEANCFLLRMNSRPPGAASTEHLPDPWSQFINNNIESSDYKPTPESSPYTTRAIFDSTQDNDTKTNLNYHPLSPDTEELIMNTSIIEKEKFVTSNLKLKAHGLCLSTEDVEQVKLFLHEFSKTCLMPYIEKQIQQLSDVISNKKGVSRSLFSATKRWFNPNKPGASSVAVNNLIYAPDSPELQVRRLGDLYFMFGHYTLAFQAYHLAKRDYNTDQAWLYYAGALEMAALSAFMANESNRKTYDYMEESITTYLNTCKMPQFATRATLLSSECLKSRGLYGEAAHQLIRMTSEESDLRSALFLEQAAYCFLHSKMVRKYAFHMVLAGHRFSKAAQRKHSLRSYKQAHQIYENSGWDLAQDHIYYTIGRQAHNLQLFDEAVKSFSKLLNGDSKQSGQQQSVFLKEYLTILGNKLMKENNSDIPILGLPELDNESLKLLMEPTPPLTTPGKIPAAGINFLDRDNAENVSRWNKLEEMLVQEANGSIPLTFKPMITLYTVNNLTKNTPTAIVNEPIQICVHMVNSLQIVLQMKDIYLLWSFKSDEILISNENDDKNVDDYVKTHVTKSVLIQSNCNQSIVLSLTPLVTGLITLKGICYTLTSSNMPTDNIYIKGKQMFNFNKEDFENKSSNNVDMKDVEIKIVPLAPCLQVTFSELNSEFLCDEVQKITIDFQNTGTLPLHKLYMATSVPQFLCNCETRISRISPEIALNNCTPAMREKLSRENHITSVPLPNDKLDPGQNTTHSIFIKAPNKAGLCLVDLLIYYENINVGVVPRYRLVRHKWTLNVQESVKVEASVQESFNSKEVEEIALVLKTSNLNKLHSSTLTEISLLNVGMLSKYWSFTENIVTPKYINLHSQESAHILLKARRINETKSVYSNIYLNRERSTRQQLNSACLAFAKKTEYCRVNLFDDVESSGRDDNVDGIVFVQWQAAVNDALNRVVDGQTQICVKVHKTNEEQSDLDEFAALSDPATLLEVSLNKEKHDENETSFEAKVTCTLIYPAMVEHNFQREKFCVVPVTLLLHSIVNDADLNVIINTLGAASGPPPFLHSDLFYPYASKNFSWLGTGSAVRELKPLTTEPVQLTAVVSKPGTFDLGARIEIYCSTTDQPEALVLQTCQIQSALIVVDGDS, encoded by the exons ATGGCACAGTGCAAACAAACTCCACAAGAATTTATCAAAAACGCGTTTACACCCCAAGTCGCTGTTCTGTGTACCCCTCTCGCTGAAAagtattgtcaaaaaaataactTGAACTTTATAGAGTTACTTCAGCCTTTCTCAAAATTAAGCAATGATG TCCATTATAAAGATCCAAGTGGTGGAGTAATAACAATAAGAAATTTAAAGTTGACTTTCTTGGATGTAAATGCACGACCGCCTCAAACAACCTTGgctagaaaatttttaaattcatcagTAAGTGAATTGGCAGATTTTAGGACAGAAAGCTTTACAACTGGTGAATATTCATTGGATATAACTCTAACCACACCTTGGTTTGAAGCTTGGAGggatacatttttaagagtacAATATCCCTCAGATCATGAAtacacaaaacattttttatcatgCATTTTGGTAGTCTCATCTGCTGAAATTAATGCAGTTGAAAGTATCATTCAGCTAGCACAGAGTCTAAATCAGCTGCAGAACAGTGCCCCTGGCAAATTACCTAAGTGGTTTAgctcaaatattttaaaatattatgtgATCATACATGACAATGTTGAAGGAAATATTGATAC GGCACATGAGGCATATGAATCACTGAAAGGATCTTATGGGGAagcaaattgttttcttttaagaATGAACTCAAGACCTCCAGGTGCTGCAAGTACTGAACATCTGCCTGATCCATGGagtcaatttattaataacaatataGAATCAAGTGATTATAAACCGACACCTGAAAGCTCTCCTTATACCACAAGAGCAATATTCGATAGTACCCAAGATAATGAtactaaaacaaatttaaattatcacCCTTTGAGCCCAGATACTGAAGAATTGATAATG aacacttcaattattgaaaaagaaaaatttgtaacaagtaatttaaaattaaaagctcACGGTCTATGTCTGTCAACAGAAGATGTTGAACAAGTTAAGTTATTTCTGCATGAATTTTCTAAAACCTGCCTGATGCCTTACATTGAAAAGCAAATACAACAATTAAGTGACGttatatcaaataaaaaagGCGTTAGTCGATCATTGTTTAGTGCAACTAAAAGATGGTTTAATCCCAATAAACCAGGGGCTAGCTCAGTTGCAGtgaataatttaat ATATGCTCCAGATTCACCTGAATTGCAGGTGAGAAGACTGGGGGATCTGTATTTTATGTTTGGACACTATACTTTAGCATTTCAAGCATATCATTTAGCTAAGCGCGATTATAATACAGACCAAGCGTGGCTATATTACGCCGGCGCCTTAGAAATGGCCGCCTTGTCAGCGTTCATGGCCAACGAATCCAACAGAAAAACCTACGATTATATGGAGGAAAGCATAACTACTTATTTAAACACCTGCAA gATGCCACAATTTGCAACAAGAGCCACATTATTAAGTTCAGAATGCTTGAAGAGCAGAGGGTTATATGGTGAAGCAGCGCACCAGTTGATAAGAATGACCAGTGAAGAGTCTGATTTGAGATCAGCTTTATTTTTAGAGCAAGCCGCTTATTGCTTTTTACATTCCAAAATGGTAAGGAAATACGCATTTCACATGGTATTGGCAGGTCACAGATTTTCTAAAGCTGCCCAAAGAAAACATTCGTTAAGAAGTTACAAACAAGCTCATCAAATCTATGAAAACAGTGGCTGGGACTTAGCGCAGGATCATATCTATTACACAATAGGACGACAGGCGCACAACCTTCAGCTATTTGATGAGGCTGTCAAGTCTTtctcaaaattgttgaatGGTGATAGTAAACAGTCTGGTCAACAACAAAGTGTGTTTTTGAAAGAGTATTTAACAATATTAGGG AATAAATTGATGAAAGAGAACAACAGCGACATTCCCATTTTGGGTTTGCCCGAGTTGGACAACGAATCGTTAAAGTTGCTGATGGAGCCAACGCCTCCGTTGACTACACCTGGGAAAATTCCAGCTGCAGGAATCAACTTTCTAGATAGAGACAATGCCGAAAATGTGTCACGATGGAACAAATTGGAAGAAATGCTTGTACAAGAAGCCAACGGTTCTATCCCTCTCACGTTCAAACCAATGATCACTTTATATACAGTCAATAATTTAACCAAAAATACTCCGACCGCTATTGTAAACGAACCGATTCAAATTTGCGTACATATGGTCAATTCCTTGCAAATTGTGTTGCAAATGAAAGATATATATTTGCTCTGGTCGTTCAAAAGCGACGAGATTTtgatttcaaatgaaaatgacGACAAAAATGTTGATGATTACGTGAAAACTCACGTAACAAAGTCAGTATTAATTCAGAGCAATTGTAATCAAAGTATTGTCTTGTCCTTGACGCCTCTAGTAACGGGCCTAATTACACTGAAAGGGATTTGCTACACCCTAACTAGTTCAAATATGCCGACAGATAACATTTATATAAAGGGAAAGCAgatgttcaattttaataaagaagaTTTCGAAAACAAAAGTTCTAATAACGTAGACATGAAGGACGTAGAAATTAAAATCGTTCCATTAGCACCTTGTTTGCAG GTGACATTTTCAGAACTAAATTCAGAATTTTTATGTGATGAAGTACAAAAGATTACAATTGACTTTCAAAATACCGGTACGCTACCTTTACACAAATTGTACATGGCAACATCCGTACCCCAGTTTCTGTGCAATTGCGAAACGAGGATTAGCAGAATTTCGCCAGAAATTGCTCTAAACAATTGTACGCCTGCTATGAGAGAAAAATTGAGTAGGGAAAATCACATCACTTCTGTACCCCTTCCCAACGATAAACTCGATCCAGGGCAAAACACTACTcattcaatatttattaaagcCCCTAACAAAGCCGGGCTTTGTCTGGTcgatttacttatttattacgAAAATATCAATGTTGGCGTAGTTCCTAG ATATCGTTTAGTGAGGCATAAATGGACGTTGAACGTTCAAGAGTCGGTCAAAGTCGaagcgtcggtgcaggagagTTTCAATTCGAAAGAAGTGGAAGAAATCGCTCTTGTACtgaaaacttcaaatttgaacaaattgCACAGTTCCACTTTAACCGAGATAAGTCTTTTAAACGTGGGAATGCTGAGCAAATACTGGAGTTTCACAGAGAATATTGTCACGCCCAAATATATAAACTTGCATTCGCAAGAGTCGGCGcatattttgttaaaagcGAGGAGAATTAACGAAACGAAAAGTGTATATTCGAACATCTACCTGAATCGGGAGAGGAGCACCAGACAACAACTTAATTCGGCGTGTCTGGCTTTTGCCAAAAAGACCGAATACTGTCGTGTGAATTTATTCGACGATGTCGAATCGAGCGGACGGGACGACAACGTCGACGGGATCGTCTTCGTGCAATGGCAGGCGGCGGTGAACGACGCCCTGAACAGAGTAGTCGACGGCCAGACGCAAATTTGCGTAAAAGTTCACAAGACCAACGAGGAACAGTCAGACCTGGACGAGTTCGCAGCCTTAAGCGATCCCGCTACTTTACTGGAAGTCAGCTTGAACAAAGAGAAACACGATGAAAACGAAACTTCCTTCGAAGCCAAAGTCACGTGCACGCTGATTTATCCCGCCATGGTAGAGCACAACTTCCAGAGAGAGAAATTCTGCGTGGTACCTGTTACTTTGCTTTTGCACAGCATCGTGAACGACGCCGatttaaatgtcattattaataCTTTGGGAGCTGCGAG CGGACCACCTCCATTTTTACATTCTGATTTGTTTTATCCATACGCTTCCAAAAATTTCTCTTGGCTCGGGACCGGGAGTGCCGTCAGAGAACTGAAACCTTTGACCACGGAA